The Vibrio orientalis CIP 102891 = ATCC 33934 genome segment ATACAATCAGGGTGCTGAACAATGATCGAGTTCTTAGCCACAAGCTCGGCAGTATCACCAATCACGTCCACAAGTGGAGCATTTTTGTTATCTAGATCGACGGAATTAATCGCTTGTTCGAGCACTTTAGGCTCAAAACCAGAATATGGCGCATCAATTTGTTCAAACACCGACTTCATTGCAGCGGTGGCGTGATTCATCACTTTCGTGAACTCATCACTGCCTGCTTCTCCTGTTTGAATAAAGTGTTTCTTCCAAGATTCGTTCGACTCTTCTTGGGTTACTCGCTGACCGCCGGCCGCAAGAATCGCTTCTTCAATTACTCGGAGTGCAAAGTCAATCTGCTCCAATGAGATAATAAGAGGCGGTAGGAAACGAATGACTGAGCCGTCACGGCCGCCTTTCTCGACCATCAACCCACGCTCTAGTGCAGCGCGCTGAATTTTAAGGGTTAGCTCCCCATCGGCTAATGGCTCACCAAACTTATTTAATTCATTGCCTGGTTTACGGATCTCAACACCTAGCATTAAACCTTTGCCACGTACATCAGCAATGCAATTGACGCGCTTTTGAATCGCTTCCAAGCCATGGCGTAAGTACTGCCCTGCAACATTCGCATGACCAACCAAGTCGTCACGCTCAATGATCTCTAACGCTTTCGCACCTGAAATCATTGCTAATTGGTTGCCGCGGAAGGTCCCCGTGTGCTCGCCAGGCTTCCATGTATCGTGCTCTCTATTAATAACCAACAGAGACATCGGCAAGCCACCGCCAATTGCTTTCGATAGGCACAAGATATCAGGAACAATACCGGCTTCTTCGAATGCAAAGTTATAACCTGATTTACCAACGCCACATTGGATTTCATCAAAAATGAGAAGAATACCGTGTTCATCACAGATACGACGTAATTCGCGTAGCCAAAAAGCAGGAGCCGGTACAACACCACCCTCTCCTTGTACTGGCTCAACGATCATCGCGGCTGGTTTCATGATGCCGGCTTCGTCATCATTGAGTAAGCGCTCGATATAGCGGATGCCCGCTTTTGCACCTTCATCGCCACCTAGGCCAAACGGGCAACGCAAATCATAAGGGAACGGCATAAAGTGGACATCCGACATCAAGCCCGTTCGGCGCGCTTTGGTGCCTAGGTTACCCATCATGCCCATAGTACCGTTGGTCATGCCATGATAAGCACCACGGAAGGCAAACATGGTATTGCGCCCTGTCGTTTGTTTTGCCAGCTTAATCGCCGCTTCAACTGCATCAGCACCCGAAGGACCACAAAACTGAATAACACTATTTGCAGCAAGCTCTTGTGGTAAAAAGTTCTTCACTGACTTGATAAACGTTGTTTTTGCTTCTGTTGGTATATCAAGTGTTTGATAAGGAAGGCCCGAGTCCAATTGCGTTTTTAACGCTTGATTGATTTCTGGATGGTTATAACCCAGTGCAAGCGTTCCTGCACCAGCAAGACAGTCTAGAAAAAGCTGACCACGAGTATCTTCAACCAAAGCACCATATGCTTGTTTGATGGCAATAGGCAAACGGCGTGGATATGAACGAACCTCAGATTCATGTAGCTCTTGATCGATTAAGATCTGATCCGGAGTCAGATCATACAAACCTTCCACTAGCGGAATCTGAGTTAAAAATGGAGTTGCGATATCAGTCATCACGACTGAATTATCGACTTCAAAGGCTGTGCTCATGATTTAATCCCTTGAAATGTAATATATCCTCTCGTTATCAAATGAGAGGTACAGCAATACACTCCGCACCCAATCGCTGACAATTGTCAGATTACAGGTGTGCAGAATCGATCCATTACGAGAATGGATTACAAATCAAATAATTGAATCAAGGTTCAGTAATGCAACTGTCTTGTAAAACAGGGCATTGAGGAAGAACTAAGCTGATTAATGTGTGTTTGTTTAATGAGTTCAATGTTGGGTTTCCCATTCACATGTCACTAAGTGACATTAGTATCCCGTCTATCAACAACAAGAGGTTGCTGATACCTACCCTACGTAAAAATACTCAGCCCGAATATTTATTACGCGTATCCCCCAGAATATCGATTCTTCGACTCTCCTCCGAGATTGCCGCGAAAATTATCATAATTTGAAATCATCTGGCAATATTTTTTCATCAATCCCATGAAAATAGTGATTTAACTATCAAAAAGGCCAACCGTTTGGTTGGCCTAATATTCGACTTGTTGATGTTATGCGGCGTCGGTTTTAAGTATCTGAGTCAACATCTCTAACTCGTTGGTAATGGTGTTATCAGCAATTAAACCTGCGTCCTCAAATGCACTAGTTACACCTTCAAGAATTATCGTTTGCTCCCTACCTTCATCCGTTACCGTCATCACAACATTGTCGCCATCAACGACCGCTGAGATTGAATCAATCAAATCACCAACAATGACGTTATCATCTTCTTCAAGAATTCCTCGTACGTCGATGAGATCGTTCCCTAACTCGAAGTTGTCAACCACATCAGTACCGTTATCCAATGTAGAGTCCAACCAAGTGAAGATATTGGCATTTTCATCGCCTAGCATCATTTGGTTGCCCAAATCTGCGTCAAGCGAATCACCTAGTTCAGCCGAAAGCACTTCATATTCAGGTGACTCGTCAACATCGATTGTCACTGTTGACTCGTTACTGATAGCTAATTCTGAATCGACCGCGACATAGTCAAATGTAACATCCTCAGTTATATCTTCGGTACCTGATAGGTAGCGCAGCTCCCAGTTACCACCACTGCCAGTTAGCTCCATCGATACAATTGGGTTGTCGGGTGATGAATAACTGAACTCGTAGAGAATCTGATCGTTACCAGTATCACCTTCATCTTTCTGGTACTGCTCAACATGTGTTGTACCATCCGCTAAGGTATAGGTGACCTCGACATAGACGTTACTATTGGTATTAAACGCCCCACCCATACCATCTAAGCCAAACACAACCACACCAAGCGGGTTATTGCTAAGATTGATATGCAACGTCTCTTGCTTGTTCATACCATTACCGTCGGTATCACCAATACCCCAACCAACGTGGGCGGGACCGCCTGTGTATTGTTTAAGTGGCTTGTCATTGTTATCCGTAATACTGACACCAATGGTATTTCCGTTTTCTAACGTAATGACTCTTTCAGTATCACTGACGTACTCACCCCAGTTGTAGAACCCATCTTCTCCAAGAACGATATCGGCAGGATCCCCACTATGACCCATTTCAAATTCATCGCCGACACCAGGAACATAGGTAAAGTTATCAGGATCAAACAGTTTGCTTGGATCGATTTCTTCCCCAAGGACATGCAAGTCAGCTTCAGTAACAACACGTGTTTCCCCAAAGTCATCGGTATACAGCAAGGTGCCATATTGAGGTAAAGAGGTAATCATGATGTTGAGTTCAATGCCATTAAAGTCGTCATCTTCATCTGAAATATGGTCTAAAGATTCATCATCAGAGTCGAAGATGATTGGAACAATAATCGCGTCACCCGCATCAACATTAAAGTCTTCGGTAACGGGTAGCTCATTCACATCCAATTCTGATAGGTCCACGTCCACATACGTGGTCAGTTCACCATCTGTTGCTGCGACCGTGATGATATGCTCATTAGGAAGAGATTCGAAATTGTTGGTAAACGCAGAAACACCCGCCGTTGTGAGTGAAATAGCACCGCTTTCACTGTCTATTTCAAATAAATCTTCCCCTCCAAATGCAATATTTGTACTGATACTGTACGTGACCACATCGCCAACGTCTTCATCTGTTGCACTCACAGTTCCAATCACGTGTGCGTCAGTTGAGTTCTCGTTGTAACTAAATTCATAACCACCATCTGGCTCATTAAACACTGGTACTTCATTGACGTCGGTTTCTTGTAGCGTCACATTGATGGTTGCGGGTAAACCACCACTGTCCGTTGCGGTCACCACGATGTTGTGCAAATTCGGATCAGTTTCGAAGTCGTTAGTAAAGACATCGACGCCCTTGTCTGTCAGATAGATTTCACCAGAGGTTTCATCTATTCGATAGAGTGGCAAACCGTCCACTTCCACATTGGTAGTAATGCTGTAAGTAAGTGTATCGCCATCATCCACATCAGATGCTGACACTGTGCCCAGCAAGGTTCCAGTATCGCTGTTTTCCGCGTACTCAAACACATAGCCGCCATCAGGCTCATTTGAGGTTGGCGCTTCATTGACGTCGGTTTCTTGTAGCGTCACATTGATGGTTGCGGGTAAACCACCACTGTCCGTTGCGGTCACCACGATGTTGTGCAAATTAGGATCGGCTTCAAAGTTATTAGTAAAGACATCAACCCCTTTGTCGGTCAGATAGATTTCGCCAGAGTTTTCATCAATCCGATAGAGTGGTAAGCCGTCCACTTCCACATTGGTAGTAATCGTGTAAGTAAGTGTATCACCTTCATCGACATCGGATGCTGACACTGTGCCTAGTAAGGTTCCAGTATCGCTGTTTTCTGCGTACTCAAACACATAGCCGCCATCTGGCTCATTGGACGTAGGCGCTTCGTTGACGTCGGTTTCTTGTAGCGTCACATTGATGGTTGCGGGTAAACCACCACTGTCCGTTGCGGTCACCACGATGTTGTGCAAATTAGGATCGGCTTCAAAGTTATTAGTAAAGACATCAACCCCTTTGTCGGTCAGATAGATTTCGCCAGAGTTTTCATCAATCCGATAGAGTGGTAAGCCGTCCACTTCCACATTGGTAGTAATCGTGTAAGTAAGTGTATCACCTTCATCGACATCGGATGCTGACACTGTGCCTAGTAAGGTTCCAGTATCGCTGTTTTCTGCGTACTCAAACACATAGCCGCCATCTGGCTCATTGGACGTAGGCGCTTCGTTGACGTCGGTTTCTTGTAGCGTCACATTGATGGTTGCGGGTAAACCTCCACTGTCCGTTGCGGTCACCACGATGTTGTGCAAATTAGGATCGGCTTCAAAGTTATTAGTAAAGACATCAACCCCTTTGTCGGTCAGATAGATTTCGCCAGAGTTTTCATCAATCCGATAGAGTGGTAAGCCGTCCACTTCCACATTGGTAGTAATCGTGTAAGTAAGTGTATCACCTTCATCGACATCGGATGCTGACACTGTGCCTAGTAAGGTTCCAGTATCGCTGTTTTCTGCGTACTCAAACACATAGCCGCCATCTGGCTCATTGGACGTAGGCGCTTCGTTGACGTCGGTTTCTTGTAGCGTCACATTGATGGTTGCGGGTAAACCTCCACTGTCCGTTGCGGTCACCACGATGTTGTGCAAATTAGGATCGGTTTCAAAATCGTTAGTAAAGACATCGACCCCTTTGTCTGTCAGATAGATTTCGCCAGAGTTTTCATCAATCCGGTAGAGTGGTAAGCCGTCCACTTCCACATTGGTAGTAATGCTGTAAGTAAGCGTATCACCATCATCCACATCGGATGCTGACACTGTGCCCAGCAAGGTTCCAGTATCGCTGTTTTCTGCGTACTCAAACACATAGCCGCCGTCTGGCTCATTGGACGTAGGCGCTTCGTTGACATCCCCTTCATTAAGTACCACATCAATTTCAGTGCTCAACCCCGTCGCATCTGTCGCAATGACCGTAATACCATGCGTATTATCGTCCCCCCATTCAAAGTCATTGGTGAAGGTCGCTGCACCTGCTTCGGTCAAACGAATCGTGCCTTCAGAATCAATAGAGAACAAACCATCTAATGTTGGGTCACTGGTAAAGTCTAAGCTGTAGCTAACGATGGTATCTTCGGGGTCTGATGCACTAACAGAACCTACCACCGCACCCACTTCACTATTTTCTGGATAGGCAAAGACATAATCATCACCACCGCCTACTGGTGGCTCAAAGACTGGTGGTTCATTGACATTTATCTCTGTTAACACCACATCTACATCAACCGATTGTGGTTCTCCTATTCCATCGCCCTCTGTGACAGTCACCACCAAATTATGAACATTGCTTAGCGCCTCAAAGTCATTGGCAAACGACTCTGCTCCCGCAGCCGTCAGTGAGATTTCACCTGTCTCCGAGTCAATAGCAAATAACGCTTCACCGCCTTCGTTCTCAACATTGCTGGAGATTGAAAAAACAAGCACTTGATTATCTGGGTCTGTCGCTTCAACCTGCCCGACTATTGTTCCAGCAGCACTATTTTCTTCAAAATCAAAGCTGTACACCCCATCTTCAAAGGCAAAGCTAGATACCTCTCCATCACCCTGTGCAAACTCATCTGTCGCCACAAATTGAGGCAAGTCATTGGTACCATTTATCGTAACGGTGACACTACCCACCGTTCCATCAGCAGATTCGATCGGGAAAACATCGACTAAAGAATCGCCAACATTTAATTCGTTATATGCGCTATCAGCTACATATGTCCAGCTACCGTCGGAATTTAGAAAGAACGTGCCATAGTCACCAGCAACATTATCTTGTACGACAAATGTCGGTGTATCTGTATCAACCGCTTCTACAGAGCCATTGAGGATGAGAGGAATGTCCGTCTCGAAGGCTTGAAGATCGTCATCTCCAACAAAAATGGTCTGTGCAATTACCTCAAGCAAGGCGAGACTTTGTGTTTCAGACAGCCCCTGAGACTCTAGGCCTGCTGTATCAAATTCAGTTTCTGCTAGAGTTTCCGCACCTGTACGCTCAATATCACCCGAGCCCGTAAGGCTTGAACCGTCCTGTCCACCGGCGGCGGTTGCAAAGTCTTCATTTTGGGTCGGGTCGACACCTTCTTCAATTTGCTCAATGATTGATGCAATTTCGTTGTCTAGATCGAGAGAAAAATTATCTCCTCCGTCTCCAACTAGCTGTGCTTCGAATCCAAAATCAGCAGGAGCTTCTTCCGTCGCCGCTGTCGCACCTTGACCGACAACCACTATGACTTCACCGGGTCCTGGAACTTCCCCGGGTAGGAGCTGCCTAATCTCCCCATTGATGTCGATTACTACGGTTGTATTACTTAGCATTAACGGCGCTAAACTCTTAGCATTCATAAGCAGATCTCCCTTTTAGCGGTGCACAACTCCCCTTCCCCAAAAACAGGAATCGATACAACGCACGCACTGCACTACTTAAAATCTAGTCGCCACGCTATTTATAAACCAGTCAATAGCAAGAAAGTGCTAACGAAAGTCTAAATAATTTGACAAGAGAAAATCTTTTTAAAGCTAACTGTCTCATTTATGGAAATCGTCTACTAAGCTAATTGTAATTTACCGCTGATCTAGATCAGGTAAATAGATATCCGATTCATCCAAGCCTTAATTGTTCTGTAATTGAGGAGGTTACCTTGAAGTTGAAAAAGTCATTTTTAGCAGTCTGCATTACAGTATGTAGCTTTTCTGTCCAGGGGCAGACTCTCGAACAGGCTGTAGCAATCACTCTTGCTACTAATCCCGACCTCAAGAGTTCCTATCACGAATTCCAAAGTGCGGTTAAACAGAATGACGCATCTGTCGGTGCATACCTACCAAGCCTAGATCTTGATGCTGGTATTGGTTATGAAGGCCTCGACCCTGCTGAGT includes the following:
- a CDS encoding pyridoxal phosphate-dependent class III aminotransferase, producing MSTAFEVDNSVVMTDIATPFLTQIPLVEGLYDLTPDQILIDQELHESEVRSYPRRLPIAIKQAYGALVEDTRGQLFLDCLAGAGTLALGYNHPEINQALKTQLDSGLPYQTLDIPTEAKTTFIKSVKNFLPQELAANSVIQFCGPSGADAVEAAIKLAKQTTGRNTMFAFRGAYHGMTNGTMGMMGNLGTKARRTGLMSDVHFMPFPYDLRCPFGLGGDEGAKAGIRYIERLLNDDEAGIMKPAAMIVEPVQGEGGVVPAPAFWLRELRRICDEHGILLIFDEIQCGVGKSGYNFAFEEAGIVPDILCLSKAIGGGLPMSLLVINREHDTWKPGEHTGTFRGNQLAMISGAKALEIIERDDLVGHANVAGQYLRHGLEAIQKRVNCIADVRGKGLMLGVEIRKPGNELNKFGEPLADGELTLKIQRAALERGLMVEKGGRDGSVIRFLPPLIISLEQIDFALRVIEEAILAAGGQRVTQEESNESWKKHFIQTGEAGSDEFTKVMNHATAAMKSVFEQIDAPYSGFEPKVLEQAINSVDLDNKNAPLVDVIGDTAELVAKNSIIVQHPDCIAHLHTPPLLPSVVAESMIAALNQSMDSWDQASAATYVEQKVIDWMCDKYELGSQADGIFTSGGTQSNLMGLLLARDWIADKLDAHSIQKLGLPEYAKKLRILCSDKSHFTVQKSASLLGLGESAVRCVEANGNGTIKVDALKSEIDTLKADGLIPFCVVGTAGTTDHGAIDDLESIADLASSNELWFHVDSAYGGALILSSHKDRLKGIERADSVSVDFHKLFYQTISCGAVLLKDKANFKYLLHHADYLNREHDELPNLVDKSIATTKRFDALKVFMTMQSVGPNTLGEMYDHLLEQTQHVASLVKNHQGFELLAQPSLSTVLFRAINTNDLLEKSVTDLDELNKTLRLEALTRGVAVLGETVVDGKSALKFTILNPCLKISDFESLLTKIHTLAAELAK
- a CDS encoding cadherin domain-containing protein; its protein translation is MNAKSLAPLMLSNTTVVIDINGEIRQLLPGEVPGPGEVIVVVGQGATAATEEAPADFGFEAQLVGDGGDNFSLDLDNEIASIIEQIEEGVDPTQNEDFATAAGGQDGSSLTGSGDIERTGAETLAETEFDTAGLESQGLSETQSLALLEVIAQTIFVGDDDLQAFETDIPLILNGSVEAVDTDTPTFVVQDNVAGDYGTFFLNSDGSWTYVADSAYNELNVGDSLVDVFPIESADGTVGSVTVTINGTNDLPQFVATDEFAQGDGEVSSFAFEDGVYSFDFEENSAAGTIVGQVEATDPDNQVLVFSISSNVENEGGEALFAIDSETGEISLTAAGAESFANDFEALSNVHNLVVTVTEGDGIGEPQSVDVDVVLTEINVNEPPVFEPPVGGGDDYVFAYPENSEVGAVVGSVSASDPEDTIVSYSLDFTSDPTLDGLFSIDSEGTIRLTEAGAATFTNDFEWGDDNTHGITVIATDATGLSTEIDVVLNEGDVNEAPTSNEPDGGYVFEYAENSDTGTLLGTVSASDVDDGDTLTYSITTNVEVDGLPLYRIDENSGEIYLTDKGVDVFTNDFETDPNLHNIVVTATDSGGLPATINVTLQETDVNEAPTSNEPDGGYVFEYAENSDTGTLLGTVSASDVDEGDTLTYTITTNVEVDGLPLYRIDENSGEIYLTDKGVDVFTNNFEADPNLHNIVVTATDSGGLPATINVTLQETDVNEAPTSNEPDGGYVFEYAENSDTGTLLGTVSASDVDEGDTLTYTITTNVEVDGLPLYRIDENSGEIYLTDKGVDVFTNNFEADPNLHNIVVTATDSGGLPATINVTLQETDVNEAPTSNEPDGGYVFEYAENSDTGTLLGTVSASDVDEGDTLTYTITTNVEVDGLPLYRIDENSGEIYLTDKGVDVFTNNFEADPNLHNIVVTATDSGGLPATINVTLQETDVNEAPTSNEPDGGYVFEYAENSDTGTLLGTVSASDVDDGDTLTYSITTNVEVDGLPLYRIDETSGEIYLTDKGVDVFTNDFETDPNLHNIVVTATDSGGLPATINVTLQETDVNEVPVFNEPDGGYEFSYNENSTDAHVIGTVSATDEDVGDVVTYSISTNIAFGGEDLFEIDSESGAISLTTAGVSAFTNNFESLPNEHIITVAATDGELTTYVDVDLSELDVNELPVTEDFNVDAGDAIIVPIIFDSDDESLDHISDEDDDFNGIELNIMITSLPQYGTLLYTDDFGETRVVTEADLHVLGEEIDPSKLFDPDNFTYVPGVGDEFEMGHSGDPADIVLGEDGFYNWGEYVSDTERVITLENGNTIGVSITDNNDKPLKQYTGGPAHVGWGIGDTDGNGMNKQETLHINLSNNPLGVVVFGLDGMGGAFNTNSNVYVEVTYTLADGTTHVEQYQKDEGDTGNDQILYEFSYSSPDNPIVSMELTGSGGNWELRYLSGTEDITEDVTFDYVAVDSELAISNESTVTIDVDESPEYEVLSAELGDSLDADLGNQMMLGDENANIFTWLDSTLDNGTDVVDNFELGNDLIDVRGILEEDDNVIVGDLIDSISAVVDGDNVVMTVTDEGREQTIILEGVTSAFEDAGLIADNTITNELEMLTQILKTDAA